Proteins co-encoded in one Papaver somniferum cultivar HN1 chromosome 5, ASM357369v1, whole genome shotgun sequence genomic window:
- the LOC113283583 gene encoding probable 37S ribosomal protein S5, mitochondrial, with translation MAASIRKSRGTWSRILLKSPSLKNPSIPHKNVCRKIPNFSPQIHHFQIPKSNLSLSHYRFSSSFVPSSDRIIQKLLEEAEAAKQKEKDEKRKAGVLDDNDDVEEEDYMSVGPMIEKLEKQNAKEKGPLGQHEEPTDSESEVDERWEPDAVQKRSDEFEKKCNRHAELLTSFAHSETLDEAHNWMHKIDHFEQKHLQLPFEYTVIGELMNRLKDATGKERFMILQKLNRAMRMVQWKETYDPNNPANSGFIQHDKGRGNADVSVEHSGGFDKERQLIKGFMDDDEDKDFIDDKDDILMEKLNAIDSKLEEKLAALDHTFGKKGRVLEEEVKELAEERNSLTEEKRRPLYRKGFDTRLVDMNRTCKVTKGGQIFKYTAMLVCGNYNGVIGFAKGKGPAAPIALQKAYERCFQNLHYVERHEEHTITHAVQTEYKKTKIYLWPAPTTTGIKAGKTVELVLNLAGFKNVKSKVVGSRNPQNTVKALFKALNAIETPKDVQEKFGRAVVESHLL, from the exons ATGGCCGCATCAataaggaaatcgagaggaacaTGGTCACGAATACTCCTAAAATCACCATCCTTAAAAAACCCCAGCATTCCTCACAAAAATGTATGCAGAAAAATCCCAAATTTTAGCCCCCAAATTCATCATTTCCAAATACCTAAATCAAATCTATCATTATCTCATTACAGATTCAGTTCGTCTTTTGTTCCTTCTAGCGATAGAATAATCCAAAAACTTCTAGAGGAGGCGGAGGCGgcgaaacaaaaagagaaagatgAGAAGAGAAAAGCTGGTGTgcttgatgataatgatgatgtagaagaagaagattatatgAGCGTTGGTCCAATGATTGAGAAACTTGAAAAGCAAAATGCTAAAGAGAAAGGGCCACTTGGGCAACATGAAGAACCAACTGATTCAGAAAGTGAAGTTGATGAGAGATGGGAACCTGATGCTGTTCAGAAACGATccgatgaatttgaaaagaaaTGTAACCGTCATGCTGAATTGCTCACCAGCTTTGCTCATTCTG aaaCCCTTGACGAAGCTCACAACTGGATGCATAAAATTGACCACTTTGAGCAAAAGCATCTCCAACTTCCATTTGAGTATACCGTTATAGGAGAGCTGATGAACCGTTTGAAAGACGCGACTGGGAAGGAGAGGTTTATGATTCTTCAGAAACTGAATAGAGCCATGAGAATGGTACAGTGGAAAGAGACTTATGATCCTAATAATCCTGCAAATTCTGGATTTATTCAGCACGATAAAGGACGAGGCAATGCGGATGTTTCTGTAGAGCATTCAGGAGGATTTGACAAAGAAAGGCAATTGATTAAAGGGTTTATGGATGACGATGAGGATAAAGATTTCATTGATGATAAGGATGATATATTGATGGAGAAGCTCAATGCCATTGACAGCAAGCTTGAAGAGAAGTTAGCGGCATTGGATCATACATTTGGAAAGAAGGGGAGGGTTTTGGAGGAGGAGGTTAAAGAACTCGCAGAGGAGAGAAATAGTTTAACTGAGGAGAAAAGAAGGCCACTTTACAGGAAA GGTTTTGATACGCGATTAGTTGATATGAACCGAACATGTAAAGTAACTAAG GGTGGACAAATTTTCAAGTACACAGCTATGTTAGTTTGCGGGAACTATAATGGAGTCATTGGTTTTGCAAAGGGAAAAGGTCCAGCGGCTCCCATTGCACTTCAAAAG GCATATGAGAGATGCTTCCAGAATCTTCATTATGTAGAGCGACACGAGGAGCACACGATTACACATGCAGTGCAAACCGAGTATAAGAAAACAAAG ATATACCTATGGCCCGCCCCTACCACAACAGGGATTAAAGCCGGCAAAACTGTTGAACTCGTCCTAAATCTAGCCGGTTTCAAAAATGTCAAGTCAAAG GTTGTGGGATCAAGAAACCCCCAAAACACGGTTAAGGCACTTTTTAAAGCTCTAAATGCG ATTGAAACTCCCAAAGATGTTCAAGAAAAGTTTGGCCGAGCCGTTGTTGAGTCACATCTGCTATAA
- the LOC113280015 gene encoding 4-coumarate--CoA ligase-like 9 — translation YGLTETNGPITLCDGRSRTTTRAITASSVGRLIPSMEAKIIHIKTGKPLPPFSSGELCVRGVPVTQGYFKNAEATSLAIDKDGWLHTGDLCFLDKFGFFHIVDRIKELIKYKAYQVAPAELEEILSGHPEIIDAAVTSTQMKKQEKSQWLMW, via the exons TATGGGTTAACCGAAACAAATGGGCCCATCACTCTCTGCGATGGCAGGAGCAGGACCACTACTAGGGCAATTACAGCATCATCAGTTGGAAGGCTTATTCCATCTATGGAAGCTAAGATCATCCACATTAAAACTGGTAAACCCTTGCCACCTTTCAGCTCTGGAGAACTTTGTGTCAGAGGTGTCCCTGTAACCCAAG GTTACTTTAAAAATGCTGAGGCAACATCATTGGCGATAGACAAAGATGGATGGTTGCATACTGGAGATTTATGCTTCCTAGACAAGTTCGGTTTCTTCCATATTGTTGATAGAATTAAAGAACTCATCAAGTACAAAGCCTATCAA GTTGCACCGGCAGAACTCGAGGAAATCCTATCGGGTCACCCTGAGATTATTGATGCAGCTGTGACATC TACCCAGATGAAGAAGCAGGAGAAATCCCAATGGCTTATGTGGTGA